A window from Leishmania donovani BPK282A1 complete genome, chromosome 27 encodes these proteins:
- a CDS encoding GTP binding protein, putative gives MPPKKQEKVESKTVLLGRPGSNLKVGIVGLPNVGKSTLFNILSKKGVPAENRPFCTIDPNTADINIPDDRFDKLVRIHKPASIVPAQVHICDIAGLVRGASNGEGLGNNFLSHISSCDGIIHMVRVFEEMEITHVEGDLDPIRDLEIIFSELVMKDLQCVNGLIDKLTPIVNRGLDKSKKGDLDTLHKVKGVLEEGKQVRCCQWNGKEIDFLNTIQLLTAKPAMFLVNMSEDDYMRQRNKWLKKLKDWIDEHTGEPMIPFSAELETTFVAMSPDEVDKYCEEKKTRSQIHKIVKTAYSIINLIHYFTAGADEVKCWTIQRGTKAPQAAGKIHTDMEKGFICADVIEWADFDRLESEAACRDEGKQHQQGRNYEVQDGDIIFFKFNAAKGGKK, from the coding sequence ATGCCACCAAAGAAGCAAGAGAAGGTGGAGTCCAAGACCGTGTTGCTTGGCCGTCCTGGAAGCAACCTCAAGGTCGGCATCGTTGGCCTTCCCAACGTGGGCAAGTCGACGCTCTTTAATATCCTTTCCAAGAAGGGTGTTCCGGCAGAGAACCGCCCCTTCTGCACCATTGATCCCAACACCGCCGATATCAACATTCCAGATGACCGTTTTGATAAACTCGTGCGTATCCACAAGCCGGCGTCCATCGTGCCTGCACAAGTACACATTTGCGATATTGCTGGTCTTGTGCGCGGTGCGAGCAACGGTGAGGGTCTTGGTAACAACTTTCTGTCTCACATCAGCTCGTGCGATGGCATCATCCACATGGTGCGCGTCTTTGAGGAGATGGAGATTACGCACGTAGAGGGCGACTTAGACCCTATTCGAGATCTCGAGATCATCTTCTCCGAGCTTGTCATGAAAGATTTGCAGTGTGTCAACGGTCTTATTGACAAGCTGACGCCCATTGTCAACCGTGGTCTCGACAAGTCGAAGAAGGGTGACCTCGACACGCTGCACAAGGTGAAGGGGGTCCTGGAGGAAGGCAAGCAAGTGCGCTGTTGCCAGTGGAACGGCAAGGAGATCGACTTTCTCAACACAATTCAGCTTTTGACCGCAAAGCCGGCCATGTTCTTGGTGAACATGTCCGAGGACGATTATATGCGGCAGCGCAACAAATGGCTGAAGAAGCTCAAGGACTGGATCGACGAGCACACCGGTGAGCCCATGATCCCGTTTTCGGCGGAGCTTGAGACGACCTTTGTCGCTATGTCTCCAGACGAGGTGGATAAGTACTGTGAGGAGAAGAAGACCAGGTCACAGATCCACAAGATCGTCAAGACGGCGTACAGCATCATCAACCTTATCCACTACTtcaccgccggcgctgatGAGGTGAAGTGTTGGACTATCCAGCGTGGAACCAAGGCGCCACAGGCAGCCGGCAAGATTCACACTGACATGGAGAAGGGTTTCATCTGCGCAGATGTGATCGAATGGGCTGACTTTGACCGGCTGGAGAGTGAGGCCGCTTGCCGCGACGAGGGCaagcagcatcagcagggGCGGAACTACGAGGTGCAGGATGGCGACATCATTTTCTTCAAGTTCAACGCGGCGAAGGGTGGAAAGAAGTGA
- a CDS encoding protein phosphatase-like protein: MPLKGLSALKGNTQTILISPVRDKYSILMEDDKIRAGASSMQGWRSTMEDAHAVYLSLPNMPGNIRDEDCAIAAVFDGHCGSKFAQSCAANIRDWLTSTDAFKKGNFEKALKDAYCTGDVALHKAMPNELSGCTGNCVLIIQNHLYCANTGDSRAVLCRNGEAIALSEDHKPTNPAERERIMKAGGFVQAGRVNGILSLSRAFGDYAFKDMSLKPEQMAITVTPDVFHTELTPHDEFVIVACDGIWDMMTNEKAVEFVRNEVADHGDISLACERLMNACLASTPTSYGTDNMTIIILQFKSLFLKKVESKFSAE, from the coding sequence atGCCTCTAAAAGGGTTGAGCGCCCTTAAGGGCAACACACAAACTATCCTCATCTCTCCTGTGCGCGACAAATACTCTATTCTGATGGAGGATGATAAAATACGCGCCGGTGCGAGTAGCATGCAGGGGTGGCGAAGTACGATGGAGGACGCTCACGCTGTCTACCTCTCACTTCCCAACATGCCAGGAAACATTCGCGACGAGGACTGCGCGATCGCCGCGGTCTTCGATGGCCACTGTGGTAGCAAGTTTGCGCAGTCGTGCGCAGCAAACATCCGCGACTGGCTGACGTCAACCGATGCGTTCAAGAAGGGGAACTTCGAGAAGGCGCTGAAGGACGCCTACTGCACAGGCGACGTTGCTCTTCACAAAGCCATGCCAAACGAACTGAGCGGCTGCACGGGCAACTGTGTTTTGATAATCCAAAATCATTTGTACTGCGCCAACACCGGCGATTCACGGGCGGTGCTGTGCCGAAATGGCGAGGCCATAGCGCTCAGCGAGGACCACAAGCCCACCAACCCTGCCGAGCGAGAGCGCATCATGAAGGCAGGAGGGTTTGTGCAGGCTGGACGAGTTAACGGTATCCTGTCTCTCAGCCGGGCCTTCGGCGACTATGCGTTCAAAGACATGAGTCTCAAGCCAGAGCAGATGGCCATCACGGTGACCCCAGACGTGTTCCACACCGAGCTGACTCCGCACGATGAGTTTGTCATTGTCGCGTGCGATGGCATCTGGGACATGATGACAAATGAAAAGGCGGTCGAGTTTGTGCGCAACGAAGTTGCCGACCATGGCGACATATCTTTAGCTTGTGAGCGGCTCATGAACGCGTGTCTCGCGTCCACACCCACCTCCTACGGCACCGATAACATGACTATAATCATTCTCCAGTTCAAGAGCTTGTTCTTGAAGAAGGTGGAGAGTAAGTTCTCTGCGGAGTGA